The segment GGCGTGGCCTCGCGCAGCGTGGCGGCCATCGTCGGCGGCTACGTGCTGGCCGCGCTGGTCACCATGCTGCTGTCGGTGAGCCTGCCCATGGCCCGTTCCGAAGCCGTCATGACAGCCACCCTGCTGTCGTTTGCCATCTACACCTGCGCCGTACTGTGGGCCTTCGCCACGCGCAGCGCCCTGCGCGCCTGGCTGGGCCTCGCGATTCCCGCCGCCGTCATCGCCGCCATCCTGCAGTGGATGGACGCACTATCCTGGAGTCTCGCATGAAAGAAGGTTTCCGCCAGTCGATGGCATGGCTGCACACCTGGTCCGGCCTGCTCGTCTGCTGGATTCTATTGCTGGTGTTTTGCGCCGGCACGGCCAGCTACTACCGCAATGAAATCACCTTGTGGATGCAGCCCGAACTGCATGGCGCCGCCGCCAGCGAAGTGAGCACCGAGGAAGCGGCCAAGGTCGCGCAGCAGGCGATGGAAGAGCGGGCCACGGGCGCCACGCGCTGGTTCATCAGCCTGCCCGGCGAGCGCAGCGCCGCCACGCAGCTGGGCTGGAGCAAGCCATCGCAACCGGGCGAAAAGAAACGCGGACGGCGCGGCAATTTTCATAGCGAAAAAGCCGACCCGGCCACGGGCGAGGTGCTGTCCAAGCCGCGCGAAACGCGGGGCGGCGAATTCCTCTACCGCCTGCACTTCGACCTGCACTACATGCCGGCCATCTGGGCCCGCTGGATCGTGGGTTTCTGCGCCATGTTCATGTTCGTCTCCATCATCAGCGGCATCGTCACGCACAAGCGCATCTTCAAGGACCTGTTTACCTTCCGGCCGAAAAAGGGCCAGCGCTCGTGGCTCGACGCGCACAACGTGACGGCCGTGCTGGCCCTGCCCTACCACATCATGATCACCTACACGGGCCTCGTCACCCTGATGTTCCTGTACATGCCATCGGGCGCCACGGCCGCCTACAAGGGCGACCAGGACGCCTTCTTCGCCGAAGCCTTCCCGGGCCGCTCGGGCGACAGCAAGCCGGCCGGCGTGGCCGCACCGCTGACGGCATTGGCCCCCCTCGTGCGCCAGGCGGAACAGCACTGGGGCGGCGGCAAGGTCGAACGCATCTCCATCAGCCATCCGGGCGACGCCAACGCCACCGTGACGTTGACGCGCGCGGGCGGACGCGACATGTCGTCGAAGCAGCCGTCGATGGAATTCGATGGCGTGTCCGGCAAGCTGCTGTCGACCGACGGCGAGGCGCAGCCCGGCGCCGCCGCCACGCAAGGCGTGATGGTCGGACTGCACGTCGCGCATTTCGGCGGCCCGCTGCTGCGCGCCCTGTTCTTCCTGTCCGGCCTGGCCGGCTGCGCCATGGTCGCCACGGGCGCCCTGCTGTGGGCCGTCAAGACGCGCCAGAAGCAGGCCAAGGCGCTGGCCGCCGGCAAGCGCGCCAGCTTCGGCCTGCGCCTGGTCGAGGCACTCAACATCGGCGCCATCGCCGGCATCCCGATCGCCTTCGGCGTCTACTTCTGGGCCAACCGCCTGCTGCCTGTGGCGATGGAAGAGCGGCCGCAAGAGGAAATTGCCTGCTTCTTCGGCGCCTGGGCCCTGGCCGCCATCATCGCCCAGCTGCGCCCGTCGCGCGCCATGTGGCGCATGCAGCTGGCCGCCGGCGCCTTCCTGCTGGCGTCGCTGCC is part of the Janthinobacterium sp. 67 genome and harbors:
- a CDS encoding PepSY-associated TM helix domain-containing protein, which produces MKEGFRQSMAWLHTWSGLLVCWILLLVFCAGTASYYRNEITLWMQPELHGAAASEVSTEEAAKVAQQAMEERATGATRWFISLPGERSAATQLGWSKPSQPGEKKRGRRGNFHSEKADPATGEVLSKPRETRGGEFLYRLHFDLHYMPAIWARWIVGFCAMFMFVSIISGIVTHKRIFKDLFTFRPKKGQRSWLDAHNVTAVLALPYHIMITYTGLVTLMFLYMPSGATAAYKGDQDAFFAEAFPGRSGDSKPAGVAAPLTALAPLVRQAEQHWGGGKVERISISHPGDANATVTLTRAGGRDMSSKQPSMEFDGVSGKLLSTDGEAQPGAAATQGVMVGLHVAHFGGPLLRALFFLSGLAGCAMVATGALLWAVKTRQKQAKALAAGKRASFGLRLVEALNIGAIAGIPIAFGVYFWANRLLPVAMEERPQEEIACFFGAWALAAIIAQLRPSRAMWRMQLAAGAFLLASLPVLNVFTTDSHLGVTLFLGRGPVAVAAFDLVVLVLGLGLAYAAFKLKPLPVKAVKAAPVKPAQTMEAA
- a CDS encoding DUF3649 domain-containing protein, whose translation is MQAPAITKMPRLRLSAGAVYRLGVASRSVAAIVGGYVLAALVTMLLSVSLPMARSEAVMTATLLSFAIYTCAVLWAFATRSALRAWLGLAIPAAVIAAILQWMDALSWSLA